Within the Microtus ochrogaster isolate Prairie Vole_2 linkage group LG2, MicOch1.0, whole genome shotgun sequence genome, the region AGGCCGACATCCGGAGCTGCTTTGCCAGCAGCGTTGTGGGACGGGAGCGGCTAGCACACCGGCTCGCAGGTACCAGGCTCGCACTCTAGGAAGAGCGCAGCGGAGACCACCGCCTCGCTCGCACTCGGCACAACTCCGGGGCCGGCAGAGCGCTGCTGGACCGCGTCCAGATTCCCGCCGACTTCAACCAGAGTGACCCACAGCTCCAGCCCGTCCCTCTGCACCGCCTAGAGTTCCAGATTAACCGGAATCTGCGCCGACCCGCACGCCCAGGTCCCCGCAACGCCCCGGGCCAGATGGAGAGCGCGCCTGCCGCTGCTCCCTAACTGCTGACGCCGCCGTCCGAGCCGCACACCGAGGTCCCTCCTACACCGAAGCTAGTCCTTCTTGGGGGTGTTGGGGGTGCCCTAGACGCTGGGGAGCGCGCACCATGAAGTCGGCGCTGTGTAGCCgcttcttcatcctcctgcccTGGATCCTGATCGTCATCATCATGCTGGACGTGGATCCCCGCAGGCCCGCGCCCCAACTCACTTCGCGCCCCTACTTCTCGCCCCACACAGTGGGCTGCGGGGGCTCCCGAGTCCCGCTCCGACGGAGCAGCCTAGGGCGTGACGCTGCCGAGAAGCGCAACGAGTCCCGGCCTCCGCTGCAGCCGGAGCCGCGGTTGCCCACCATCTATGCCATCACGCCCACCTACAGCCGCCCGGTGCAGAAAGCCGAGCTGACCCGCCTGGCTAACACGTTCCGCCAGGTGGCGCAGCTGCACTGGATCCTGGTGGAGGATCGAGCCACACGCAGCGAGCTGGTGAGCAGCTTCCTAGAGCGGGCCGGGTTGCCCAACACGCACCTACACGTGCCCACGCCGCGGCGCTACAAGCGACCGTGGCTGCCGCGCGCCACCGAACAACGCAACGCGGGCCTCGCCTGGCTGCGCCAGAGGCACCAGCACCAGAGCGCGCAGCCCGGAGTGCTCTTCTTCGCCGACGACGACAACACCTACAGTCTGGAGCTCTTCCAGGAGGTAGTGGCCCGGCCCCCGCTGGGGGGACAGGGGCGGTGGGGCTCCGGGGGTTGCATCCCCTTTGTGTTTCGTGTACACTTTTGAGTTCTCAGTCCTCCGTGCACACATCCCGGACTCAGCGTGGACACCTACAGGATGGGCagtccccagcctcctcctctggtTGTCATGGGTGGAGAAGGGGCTTTGTGGTCCAGGGGGGAAGAGTTGGCCTTTGGACATCTTGCCCTGTCCGCGACTGGACCCAGTAACTAGCACAGGTGATTTGTACAACTGGATGGAGCCCAAACCTGGAGCTGGGCTTGATTAACTTGTAGGTTTTAACAGTGCCTACAGGTGATTCTGAGTTGAGACGTGTGTAGGAAGGGGGTACTAACAACTCAGTTTTGGAACCAATCTCTTCTGGTACAGTCAGCCAGCCCCCTGGTGCTAAATTAATCCTTAGAGCAAATACTCATATATTGGGGGGGGAGGAGCTGGTCTGCCTGGCCCCTTTTCTAGACCATTCTCTGAGACCTCTCTGGCTTGGAGTTTGTCTGGCCACTATTGCTTGGAGCGAATGCTGCCTGGTGTTCTCTGAGGTAGATCCTGAACACCAGCCGCCCCCTGCTGCTGAAGTGGCCAATGTTCCCTGCAAGGCCACCTGCGTGTGCGCAGCAGCGGCGGAGCAGGTGGCCTTTCTTGAGGCTGATCTATGATAACGCCGTGGGTCTATGAAGGAAAATGAGCTagagctcttgtctttttttttttttttcttcccagcacttAGTTACAGCTGAATGAAATCTTGATTTCTTTGCACGGTGGGACTGTAATTCTCCACCTGAAAGTCCTTTGCATCCAGTCTCCTAGAGATTCCCCCAGCTCCTCCATTCCCTTAGGAAACTGGGCGTTCGGGAAATAATATCTGCGCAGGATACTGGGTTCATAAAACAATCTGTGTATCCAGCAGGCAGATGACCCCCACCTCCATTCTGTCACCCAATGTCAGGTGGCTGTCTTGGCCTCAGGACAGTGGCTATAccctttctgtttaatttttgtctatgtggttttcaaaaatctgtatttaaaaagttAGTTGCCACCTTCATTTCTACCCTCTCCTTGAATAAAAGAAGCAGTAATTGTTCCCCATTCTCTCATTCCATGGGACTTGGTTTTTATGTTTCCCCAGAGAAATAAGTTTGGTTTAGTGTGTAGCATGGCTTTTATTATACCCACGATTAGAGCTACCAAATGATTGTTTTAAAGTTgggcttttattttgaagatgagTGGTTTCCCTGTTCTTTCCACTAAAAGGAGGACTTGTGCTTTGAAGCAAAGACCTTTAACTCTGAatgcctgtttatttttaagcCAAGTCTTCTTTATTGCCCATCTCCGAAGTTGCTTTACCTATGATGTGTGGTCTTGTTTAAGAAAAATGGTGCACATTGCTGTTAATTAACATTTGAGGGGGCTAAACTGGAAAGGGGGAAGACTGCCTTTATCCAGTGTTCAGCTTGCTGGCAGGAGGTGCCAGAGGAGTAGAGAAGTTGGCACACACAGGCAGGGAAACAGTTCAGATACAGGTCTTCCTTTGGGACTTCCCCTGCTGAAAGGGAGGCTTGTGCGGAGCCTAttaaagaggggaagaaaaatcagtggatttttttttccatcagtcTGTGGAGGGCGACTGAGGACTGATAAGGGGAAGAGAACCAAGTagggaggggaaaaaatgtattggcaaagagaaaaatccaattttttaaaaaaaagcaagtgaaACTTTTAAGGCAGGAACATTTCACACAACTAGAAATACTGTAATACTCAGAATAGATATTTTCAGACCACATGTAACTTTTTATGGATACATGTGTggcaggtgttttgttttgttttgttttgttttttttcagtataAGATGCAGGACACACTGTATCTCCCGAACCTCTGTCTCAGACAGCAGTTTAGAGCAAGCACCTTTCCCCAGCGTTGCCCCAATTCCCTCCTCccaggtatattttttttttacagatgaggcttttttaaattattgatatgAGTTTCATATTTCATCTTCCTTATAACAATCCTGTTTTTCTTACATGACACTCAACTTGATTAGTGAAGCTTATGTATCCTCTTGTATTCTTTCTAGAATTTGATGTGTATTTCCCTCTAAGCTCTTGATTTCATTGGTGGGGTGACTCACTCTGCACCCCTTCTGGAATTAATGATTCTATGTGGACTGCAGTCTAGAGAGTGTTCCCTTGGAGAAAATAGAGACGTCTATAAACTCCTCAATACTGTAGTTcctggggggagagggagggagggaggctacAGAGTGGACTCCTAGATCTCAACCCTTTGTATTGAGAATATCCACAAATTCACTTTAAGTAATTCACATCATGTAAGGAAAGAATGTCCCAAGCCAGGCTTCGTCATTTTTGTTCATAGAGCTTCTAATCTCCACGGttggtgagaaaaaaagaaaagaaaaacagataagataaaagggggaaaatgaaCCAGGTACAAATTAGCTCACCAAGAATTGCTGCAAATGAAGGATAGAGAAGGATGAAAGGCCTCCAAATTAAATTAAAGACGCAATCGGCAATCTGCATTTAATTATTCCTCCCTGGTAACTGGAAtaccatgggtttttttttttccccctcctgtaTGGCTAATTTTCAGCTTTCCTTTTCAACTGAGCCATGATGACAGGGAGGGAATATTGGCACAGGATGATCTCGTGTGCACAGTCAAACCCATCTGCAAATGAAGCTGAGTATGAGCCACAGCCTCAGAAGCTGTCTAAGTAAGCAAGGAGGAAGTAGTAGGTTTTTTGCTGGTTTCAAACACCTCAACTCCTACAGTTCTCCCTGTGGACATCGACAAGTTTGTTTTGCATGATGGGTCACTGGTaatcctgcctgcctgtctgcattGATCAAGCTTTCTGAAAAAGCTTATTTGCAAAGGATTTAGGCTGCTTTAATAAAAGCCACAAGTACAGATAAATGGGACTTTATACCTGGTCATATTTTCAATAACTCTATCGATCAGATGTCTGTTCCTCAAGGCTTTCCCAAGCTTAAAGTGATGCTGTTCGGCTGACTGTATTTTCACCTTTGGAGATCAATTGAAttgaaaaggttaaaaaaaaatagcactttcaaagcaaaaaaaaaacaaaaactttaaaaatttaactttaatgagatgagacaggaagatgaaacCAACTAAGATATTCAAGCGGCACGGGAGCCAGTTAATGAGATGGTGTGGGAGGTATTTTCAGCAAGCAAGGACTGAAAAGTGGAGAGGTCCCTGGCTGGGATATCTTTCCGGATGCTGTTAATCTATTCGTGTGCTAGGCAAACAAAGCGAGGGTATTTAATTCCATAGTATTTTGCTTTCTAAAGCATTCCTGTGTTCCCTTCTGCAAGTTAGTTGCTGGAATCATAACCCCAAAGACTTTTGGGGTTACAGGGTTGGCAGCCCCTCCCAGTAGGCACTAAGCACATCCTGAGAGGAGgcctggtttttttctttttttttaccctgaCCTAATTGCCTAGCTTAGGGGAGTCTTCACAAGGAAGCCTAGAAGCTTCTCATAGGTGTAGCCCAGAAAGGCTACCTAGAGCATACCCCTTGGATGGTATGTCTTCCCCTCTCAGAGTGTAATAATAGGCCATAGAACTGATAAAACTTGATTTCATCCTTttatggttttttgttgttgttgttactgtaaACTGCAGTCAGTCTTCTGAATGTTAGGTCTTCAGGTTTTCTTCATGCTCCCTGGGTGTATATTACTTGAATTATGGTTCTGCTTTGATAGTTTTCCTCAGAGACCAGTGGCCTCCGTTTGGATTTTGAGGTTTTAATGGGCCAGAAATAATAATTTGGGTTTAAAAGACATTGCCGACCTGCCTCTTCCCATTGTGTTTTGCTACCATTCTCTCCGCCCTACTTTTCACTGATGAGTCTCTCATGAATAGGCATGAAGGCATGCCCGGAGTATCATTTGGTGTGACGGATGTGTGTCTTCGAAACATTTAGGTTGTTGTTTTGCAGCTTCTTGGAAACCAGAGTAGGTGTCTGCGTTTTCCTGTCTGTTCCACTTGCCTCTCAATTACGAGCTGGTAAATTTTCTCTTGTGTGAACAGTAATAGAATAGTAATTGCTTTTAAGACaggctgaaaaaaaaagcaaacagaacaaaaatcgACGGTCTCATTTAACCACCCCAGGCGGTGTTCAAggtgtgtgagtgcatgccacAGGACTCGGTACTGCCGGGCTGTAGCTATTGAAGCCTTTCTGACTCTAGGATATTTTGCAGGCTGATAAGGAAGCACATTATTGTATGTTTGATTCACAGGGCCATTGAAGCATGAAATTTAGGTTTTGTATGGTTCTCAGATTCTCTCCTAAAACATAAGGGAAAACGTTACAACAGCCCATAGAATGCTTTTCCGATTTACAGAAGGAAAACCGTAATTGTTTTCTCGGTCATGCTTGCTATGTTTTCCATACAGTTTTAAATAAGTGTCAAAAAATATTCTCTAGACCATTATGGAAAACCACAGCCaaaaaaaatgcagagttgtggaaccCAGTCCCAGGTGATACATCTGCACTACAACTCCTGCACCACcgaaggctcagggatcattgctgaacagggaagcagaaagagccagagggACCGGGAGGTAGCTGTGAGACTGTGTTTCCTGGAAATGTCAGACACTACAGCCatgatcagaagacagctttcaagccttggtcctctccttccaccagggaTCAAAGTCCGGTGACCAGCTTTGATGGCAatcacctttactcactgagccgcCCTCTCACTGACCCCGCCCTTGGAGCTTCACTTACAGTAACTCAGGCTCACTGTGCCTGCTGAGATAGCATCCCCTCACCTCTGTGTTTAAATAGAAAGGCAGGCTTTTGACGAGTAAAGGGAATTTAAGCTAATGCAATTTCACTACGGTGCCGTGCAAAGGTCATATAATTGGTAGATTCAGGATAAGAATATGAATCTGAGTAACCTGGTCTAGCCTGAACCACTGGCTACCTGGAAGCTCCCATTTAGTATTCACAGCTGTGTGAAACGTGACTTGAAAGTAAGGGAAACATTGTATCAACAGAGTCTCCTGAGGTGCTGGCTGTCTCTGCCATGCTTGGTCTTCCTTCTTGACTACATCAACTCTTTAATATTGTCTTTTCCACTCTATGATGCAATACTGGGGACTATATTCAAGTCCTCCTTCATTCCAGGCAGATATTTGACCCCTGAGATCTATTCCAGCCCCACTTTACCCCTCTTTTTGACTATTTGGTTTAAGTTGACAAGAATTATAGACATGTGTGCAAATGGTGTCTTGATACAACATCTACTTTAGACAGACTAGAGAATGTTAGCTAGCAGTCACCTCACGTAGTCTTTATAGTGACAATATTTAATATAGTCTCCAATTTTAAGATATGTAGTGTCATTATCTAGACTTGCCATGTGATACTATATATGCTCTGAACTTTCTCGACGGAAATGTGACGGATTTCAGGCCACAAACCCCAAACTCGCGGCACCCTCGCATCTGATCTCAGAACTATCCCACATTCTCCCTCACTGTCTCTAACTTGTGAGTCATTTGATTCTCGAGATTTGTTTTCAAGTCAGTTGAAAATTGCTACATTCGTATGTGAACTAGAGTCAGAATTTCTAAAATGGTGCGTTCTTGTGAATAGTTCAGGATCTCccgagttggagagatggctcagtcggtaaacTGCTTGTCTTCAAAGCAcacagacctgagtttgagccccacaATCCATGTGTGGTATGTTTATAATCCCACGTCCCCGGcctcactggccaggcagcctagccTACTTAAGATGTTCAGGTCAGTGTGAGATTTGTCtccagaaacaacaaacaaaaaacaagatggacGACACCTAAGGTTGTCATCTGGCCTAAGcgtgtacacagacatacacacacacacacacacacacacacacacacacacactgccatggGGGAGGGCATGCActacacatactacatacatagCTGAGCACTCATGAACATGAATCCATACACACAAGCACTGTGCACACATACctgaacacacataaacactgcacacacacacctgagcacACAGgtccacatgtatgcatgtatgcatgtgtgcacgcatgcatgagggagcacacacacacacacacacacacacacttctgaagaTAAATAgtaaggtatgtgtgtgtatacaaaaaaCTTGATCTCCTAGGCTTCTGTCTTATCACCATAGACAGCGTTGGACTCTTCAGGGCACAGGGCTGGGTGGTAACTGAATTGTTTCAAGTAGGGATGTTGGTCTCCTGCTGGCACAAGAGAGGAAGTGGGGCCTGAACTCGTTATGCGGCAGTGGATACCCTTTCCTGCCCCTCTCTTGGGGGCACACCTTTCGGTGCACATCAGCAAGTACCCTGGTGGCCTGCTGTGGGCTGCTGATGGCCAGTTCGGTCAGACCCACCTACTTGTTCACTTGTTCATAGGTTTATTCGTGTTCTTCTGGATTAAGACTATTCCTGAATTCAAAGCCAAATTAATGAACCATGAGTTGAGCCTTTTTGTATGCTtgaaaaagcaaatcaaagccAGAGCCTCTGAGCTGGCTTCTCTGAAAGGAGAAGTCATGATCTCCACCAGTGTCGCGTTGTTTGGTCCTTTCCCACAAATAACAAACCCAGtagtttttctccttccttttaaaatatcaatctcCTCCATTAAtagagaaaagaatttaaatgctACGTTTAGTCCAGGTGAACTGAAGACTATCATTGTCCCTTCAGCTCTAATTGTAGGGACACATCCAGACAACCGAGTTCTACTCAGTTCAGTCATTGTGCGAATGTTATGGAGGGAATTCACATGGGCCTATATGTTACAGACCTATGTGGCCTTTTGACGTAAATCAAGGACAGAGCGATCATGAGCTCATCCAGCACAAGACAGTGTGTTTTCCTGCCACCTTCTGAATGCACTTCACtctaacataataataaaaaatacagtaaatacACATACAGTGATGAAGCCATTTCCTACCATTGATACAGGGAGAGATCAATGGAAGGGTAGGTGCTGTTGTACTACTGGGCTGTTAGAGTCCCGGCTGCATGGTCATGCTACATGCTACATGCTACATGCCTGTGGTGCCACTAACACCTGAGGAATGGCTATGCTGCCACAGTTGGTGGATGTTGACGGGCAACGGGGATTTTTTTCAGCCCTGTTAAAATCTCATGGGCCAGAATCACAAATGGTGTCTGTGGTTGACCGACTTGTATCTTCATCTCTATAATGAAAATGGAAAGTGTTAGATGCCAGCCATTCCCCACATATTGAGACTTGTTATCAAGCAAGTTATGTCTTAGCAGTAATACTGCAGCTCTCTAAAGATCCTCCTCTGTGCCCGACCTTAAACAGCATCACAGTCAGACGACATTTGAGTATGAGAAGTCAGCTCGCCTTCCCTGCAACGTGACACAATTGAATACAGCATCTACTGTAACGCCAGGCGCTATACCCAGGGAAGACACTCACTGCGTGTGTGTCTACGCTAACTGTGCCACACTCTGCGTGTGTCAGGAGAAAAGCCAGTGTCCTTAGTAGAGTTCTGGTGGGATGAGCAGTTGAGGGAGTGACAACTGTCTGAGACCTGAGGCATGAAGGACCTTGTGGACGATGGCACAGGGAAAACGAGCTACCTAGAGATGGATCCACATTTGCGAACCCGAGGAAGTAAGATATGGAATATTCAGAGGCCTGACAGATGCTGCAGTCATATCCAGGGCTGGCATGGTGAGCGGTCAAGTGAAGGATTAGGAGCCACGCTTTCATCGCCTGCATGTCCAGGCATGGTCCTTCCTCTTTGGGATGAGATTTAACATCTATGCCCAAACATGTCCTGCAAAGAAGTCTTCAGTTGGTGTTTGCAAGTG harbors:
- the B3gat2 gene encoding galactosylgalactosylxylosylprotein 3-beta-glucuronosyltransferase 2, producing the protein MKSALCSRFFILLPWILIVIIMLDVDPRRPAPQLTSRPYFSPHTVGCGGSRVPLRRSSLGRDAAEKRNESRPPLQPEPRLPTIYAITPTYSRPVQKAELTRLANTFRQVAQLHWILVEDRATRSELVSSFLERAGLPNTHLHVPTPRRYKRPWLPRATEQRNAGLAWLRQRHQHQSAQPGVLFFADDDNTYSLELFQEMRTTRKVSVWPVGLVGGRRYERPLVKNGKVVGWYTGWREDRPFAIDMAGFAVSLQVILSNPKAVFKRRGSQPGMQESDFLKQITTVEELEPKASNCTKVLVWHTRTEKVNLANEPKYHLDTVNIEV